From a single Planococcus shenhongbingii genomic region:
- a CDS encoding NAD(P)-dependent oxidoreductase, whose amino-acid sequence MSKKIGFVGLGTMGFPMAVNLLKAGFEVIGYDAFPAVYPKAEAAGITMVKTLKEVAEQSDEAIISMVRDYAQNVDIIFSEGGLLSAQPKNKTIIVMSTLDPETMNQLSKKVEAESDLNLIDAAVSGGASGAQAGTLSIMTSGSEEIVKSLQPYFDAVGSNTFYYGTEVGNSQAAKLINNLILGINMNAVAEGLKLGAHYNLPEEEVLNLLKVSTGDSWVVRNWSDVSEWTSETALAVLLKDLIASYNQGIKHNVSMPFNALSSTQLFNSMEKEKPEAK is encoded by the coding sequence ATGAGTAAAAAAATTGGATTTGTAGGATTAGGAACAATGGGCTTCCCAATGGCAGTCAACTTATTGAAAGCTGGATTTGAAGTTATCGGATACGACGCCTTCCCGGCGGTTTATCCAAAAGCGGAAGCAGCAGGAATCACGATGGTTAAGACTTTGAAAGAAGTAGCGGAACAATCCGACGAAGCGATCATCTCGATGGTTCGTGACTATGCGCAAAACGTCGACATCATTTTTAGCGAAGGCGGCTTGTTATCGGCTCAACCGAAAAACAAAACCATCATTGTCATGAGTACATTGGATCCGGAGACGATGAATCAATTAAGCAAAAAGGTTGAAGCAGAAAGTGATTTGAACTTGATCGACGCAGCAGTGAGCGGCGGGGCATCTGGTGCTCAAGCAGGTACGTTGTCGATTATGACTTCCGGTTCAGAAGAAATCGTGAAATCGTTACAGCCTTACTTTGATGCAGTTGGCTCGAACACATTCTACTATGGCACAGAAGTCGGCAATAGCCAGGCAGCGAAATTGATTAACAATTTAATCCTCGGCATCAACATGAATGCCGTAGCAGAAGGCCTTAAATTAGGTGCGCATTACAACTTGCCTGAAGAAGAAGTCCTGAACTTATTGAAAGTCAGCACAGGCGACAGCTGGGTAGTACGCAACTGGAGCGATGTTTCTGAGTGGACATCTGAAACTGCGTTGGCTGTTCTATTGAAAGACTTAATCGCGTCTTACAACCAAGGCATCAAACACAATGTTTCTATGCCATTCAACGCCTTGTCATCGACTCAATTGTTCAACTCGATGGAAAAAGAGAAGCCAGAAGCAAAGTAA
- a CDS encoding LysR family transcriptional regulator, whose amino-acid sequence MDIRHLTYFIEVAKYKSFTEASKSLHLSQSTISKVVKDLEDELNVELIDRSTKKIDLTEAGEIVLAEGEVIMESLNDLSVNLYDLMNLKKGKIKIGIPPVIGFLFFPKIIKGFNNLYPDIKLKITEDDSKKVQQDVRDGRLDLGVVILPVDDKEFNSVPLVDEQLALFVHHSHPFAQKEKVEIKELEHETFILFKQALFHSLIVQECQRAGFQPKIAYEISEWGFISEMIAENLGISICPKPIEKKFDPELIKAIPIVNPTFPWKLGLISKKKKKPSPAVREFIHYLSDNAPF is encoded by the coding sequence ATGGACATACGCCATCTTACTTACTTTATAGAAGTAGCTAAATATAAAAGTTTCACGGAAGCGTCGAAGTCCCTTCATCTGTCACAGTCTACAATCAGTAAAGTAGTCAAAGACTTGGAAGATGAATTGAATGTTGAACTGATTGACCGTTCGACAAAGAAAATTGACTTAACAGAGGCAGGGGAAATCGTCTTGGCGGAAGGCGAAGTGATTATGGAATCGCTGAATGATTTATCTGTTAACCTATACGATTTAATGAACTTAAAAAAAGGAAAAATAAAAATTGGCATCCCGCCAGTAATCGGGTTTTTGTTTTTCCCGAAAATCATCAAAGGGTTTAATAATCTATATCCCGATATCAAACTAAAAATTACGGAAGATGACTCGAAAAAAGTTCAACAGGATGTTAGAGACGGAAGATTGGATTTAGGGGTAGTAATTTTGCCAGTGGATGACAAGGAGTTCAATTCAGTTCCTTTGGTCGATGAACAACTGGCGCTTTTTGTTCATCATTCCCATCCCTTCGCGCAGAAGGAAAAAGTGGAAATTAAAGAGCTGGAACATGAAACCTTCATCCTGTTTAAACAAGCGCTCTTTCATAGCCTGATTGTCCAAGAATGCCAGCGAGCCGGTTTTCAGCCAAAAATCGCTTATGAAATTTCCGAATGGGGCTTCATTAGTGAAATGATTGCCGAAAACTTAGGAATTTCAATTTGCCCGAAACCTATCGAGAAAAAATTCGATCCTGAATTAATCAAAGCAATTCCCATCGTCAATCCAACATTTCCTTGGAAACTGGGCCTCATATCCAAAAAGAAGAAAAAACCTTCACCTGCGGTCCGTGAATTCATCCACTATCTATCGGATAACGCACCTTTCTAA
- a CDS encoding DUF4256 domain-containing protein, with translation MTKTNSSKNELTPEQREELLSTLKDRFENNITRHEWMEWDKIQAKLEANPAKLWSLYEMERTGGEPDVVDYNKAEDEYIFYDCSEESPKGRRSVCYDPEALEARKKNKPENSAIGMAADMGIELLSEEQYRALQKLGNFDLKTSSWVQTPEQIRERGGALFCDLRYGQVFLYHNGADSYYAARGFRGALKV, from the coding sequence ATGACAAAGACAAACAGCAGCAAAAACGAATTGACACCAGAACAACGCGAAGAACTGCTCAGCACATTGAAAGACCGTTTCGAGAACAACATCACTCGCCATGAATGGATGGAATGGGATAAGATTCAAGCCAAGCTGGAGGCGAATCCTGCCAAGCTGTGGTCGCTCTATGAGATGGAACGGACGGGCGGGGAACCTGATGTTGTCGATTACAATAAAGCGGAAGATGAATATATTTTCTATGATTGTTCAGAGGAAAGCCCGAAAGGCCGCAGAAGCGTTTGTTATGACCCGGAAGCGCTGGAGGCGAGAAAGAAAAACAAACCTGAAAACAGCGCAATCGGCATGGCAGCAGACATGGGCATTGAGCTATTGTCGGAAGAACAGTACCGGGCGCTGCAAAAATTGGGGAATTTCGATTTGAAGACTTCCAGTTGGGTACAAACCCCCGAGCAGATCCGGGAACGCGGCGGCGCTCTTTTCTGCGATCTCCGCTACGGGCAAGTCTTTTTGTATCACAACGGCGCAGACTCCTATTACGCTGCCCGGGGTTTTCGCGGTGCGTTGAAAGTTTAA
- a CDS encoding DEAD/DEAH box helicase produces the protein MVLAKTSTYSTSLRMTKTATEKMRGFGINERSFFMEKQAFNVFIERYPSNPDASLSVALIFDKAERSRLTEKELEGLIVFHCVVKNHQLLVTNVTLRKAYGALGTNWQREESIRFDNSRDPAPVVLLNLFNRMTPAKESSDYVKKRISSWEGYLKIQERGMDIPDIKTSYSKLAFSHDFSRITLTGCQMKDNEWKTLKNLSVRLAGIDGDVGTVIKAANRTVEIELQNYAVKQLREKEHSLNKREVVFSNFAALSQIRRLRQGFTNLEKGLAVNPNLDRLLFEEKPPVQPLQRIERLAFHNRLNEFQQQAVSGAVAAEDLYVIQGPPGTGKTTVIAEICLQNAKKGLKTLVASQSNLAVDNALGRLLAHKDIRILRVGRTESIEEEGKKFIEENVGQYWKDNTLKEISAQYETRQKRETQLEKELAATEQAYEELQPVYENLAAAVKEKKTAQEKHHAIETALEEEQDKLKAFELVKQKAMDEQREMTQKLQAFEKLIHQDQFMIESKSIQWFQEEQKRISDNIQQLERAVLSGKLEEELASKKRDIAAIADKRKQVTAVIEQKNALAEATGRVKKVDGLMQVMAEQKIEETPAITYSFNKLEMIREKMNEFEKLRKYNELIAAAISYVEQLLMPFNPSIDEMKQHALAKPEAYRSSEIDSFLEKLRGVLKSPQRNEPAVLAKALTGLYKRQQNLWRRGAKLKSAEAYIEETKRTFQELKKAVCGELLKQQQHYLELDRKWQTELERKQQDLAPLEQQYKELAVEADIPEDIEAAVREYKAELVELQKEKALYEQAEKRLEKLQGDCAQEATALENQEARMAEINAELEQVQESISLKEKEVDALKNILSSNPEAEYEETAKKIASLSFDQESLKQEKKNLPLMQSIQKKWLDLLEGANDHDLDEIRKLYIKHANVIGTTCVASARKDFVDNYPVFDVVIIDEVSKATPPELLLPMLKGKKIILVGDHHQLPPLLGNDTLEETLEEMIKENSGFEEKRELEKLLEESLFERLYKNLPEANKTMLAIQYRMHADIMETISPFYKGEHKQLQCGLMDSDRERDHLLESNSVKRSNHLMWIDLPNEPAYFEERMSGGKSLYNPAELGEISALLVEMNDAVAEAKRAGRMAADELKSVGVISFYGEQVKRLQRMIDQELRLPHLTIRTGTVDRFQGSEMEIILLSMVRNNQNNHGDIGFAKDYRRLNVALSRAKQLLVLVGSSEMFTKRAKKDETKKMYQHVLETVKQKDGLKLLQGSKG, from the coding sequence ATGGTGTTAGCAAAAACAAGTACATACAGCACATCCTTACGAATGACAAAGACCGCTACGGAAAAAATGAGAGGGTTCGGCATCAACGAACGCTCATTTTTTATGGAGAAACAGGCTTTTAATGTGTTTATCGAAAGGTATCCTTCAAATCCGGATGCCTCTCTTTCGGTTGCGCTGATTTTCGACAAGGCTGAGAGGAGCCGTTTGACCGAGAAGGAACTGGAAGGATTGATCGTCTTTCACTGTGTCGTCAAGAACCATCAATTGCTGGTGACGAATGTGACGCTTCGAAAAGCGTATGGAGCGCTCGGAACGAACTGGCAACGTGAAGAATCCATCCGTTTTGACAATTCCCGGGACCCAGCGCCAGTCGTACTCCTCAATTTGTTCAATCGCATGACACCGGCAAAGGAAAGTTCGGATTATGTGAAAAAGCGGATTTCCAGCTGGGAAGGCTATTTGAAGATTCAGGAACGCGGCATGGATATACCGGATATCAAGACTTCTTATTCGAAACTGGCTTTTAGCCACGATTTCAGCCGCATCACGTTGACCGGCTGCCAAATGAAAGACAATGAGTGGAAAACTTTGAAGAATTTAAGTGTTCGGCTTGCCGGGATTGATGGCGATGTCGGAACGGTGATCAAAGCAGCGAACCGGACAGTCGAAATAGAACTTCAAAATTACGCCGTCAAACAGCTTCGCGAGAAAGAACATTCATTAAATAAAAGAGAAGTGGTGTTCAGCAATTTTGCGGCCCTCAGCCAAATCAGAAGGCTGCGCCAAGGTTTTACGAATTTAGAAAAGGGTTTGGCAGTGAATCCGAATCTTGACCGCTTGTTGTTTGAAGAAAAGCCGCCGGTGCAGCCGCTCCAAAGAATAGAACGGCTGGCATTCCATAATCGGCTTAATGAATTCCAGCAGCAGGCTGTATCAGGCGCGGTGGCAGCGGAAGATTTGTATGTCATCCAAGGTCCGCCTGGCACAGGGAAAACCACGGTAATTGCGGAAATCTGCCTTCAAAATGCCAAAAAGGGATTGAAGACGCTTGTCGCTTCGCAGTCGAATTTAGCGGTTGATAATGCACTCGGCCGTTTGCTGGCGCATAAAGATATCCGGATTTTGCGTGTCGGCCGGACCGAAAGCATCGAAGAAGAAGGCAAAAAATTTATCGAAGAAAACGTCGGCCAGTATTGGAAAGACAATACACTGAAAGAAATATCGGCACAATACGAGACGCGCCAAAAACGGGAAACCCAGCTGGAAAAAGAACTCGCGGCAACGGAACAAGCTTATGAAGAGTTGCAGCCGGTTTACGAAAACTTAGCGGCAGCCGTCAAGGAAAAGAAAACAGCGCAGGAAAAACATCATGCAATTGAAACGGCATTGGAAGAAGAACAAGACAAACTAAAAGCATTCGAGCTTGTGAAACAAAAGGCCATGGATGAACAGCGCGAAATGACACAAAAGCTGCAGGCGTTTGAAAAGTTGATTCACCAAGATCAATTTATGATTGAAAGCAAGAGCATCCAGTGGTTCCAGGAAGAGCAAAAGCGGATATCGGATAATATCCAGCAACTCGAGCGTGCAGTGCTGTCTGGAAAGCTTGAAGAAGAACTGGCCAGTAAAAAGCGGGACATTGCTGCAATTGCGGATAAACGCAAACAAGTAACGGCGGTTATTGAACAGAAGAACGCTTTAGCAGAGGCAACCGGACGCGTGAAAAAAGTGGATGGCTTGATGCAGGTGATGGCTGAGCAAAAAATTGAAGAAACACCGGCCATCACTTATTCATTCAATAAATTAGAGATGATCCGTGAAAAGATGAATGAATTTGAAAAACTGCGGAAATACAACGAACTGATTGCCGCAGCGATTTCCTATGTGGAACAATTATTAATGCCTTTTAACCCTTCTATTGATGAAATGAAGCAGCACGCCTTAGCAAAACCGGAAGCCTACCGTTCTTCTGAAATCGATTCCTTTTTGGAAAAGCTGCGGGGAGTACTGAAGAGTCCGCAGCGAAACGAGCCGGCAGTTTTGGCAAAAGCGCTCACAGGATTGTACAAGCGCCAACAGAATCTATGGAGAAGAGGCGCGAAGCTGAAGTCTGCGGAAGCGTATATCGAAGAAACCAAGCGGACTTTTCAGGAATTGAAAAAGGCGGTGTGCGGAGAGCTGTTAAAGCAACAACAGCATTATCTCGAGTTGGACCGGAAATGGCAGACAGAACTGGAACGGAAGCAGCAGGACTTGGCTCCGCTTGAACAGCAATACAAAGAACTGGCTGTTGAGGCCGATATCCCTGAAGATATCGAAGCAGCCGTCCGTGAATATAAAGCTGAACTCGTTGAACTCCAAAAAGAAAAAGCCTTGTATGAACAGGCAGAAAAGCGGCTGGAAAAACTTCAAGGCGACTGTGCACAAGAAGCAACTGCTTTAGAGAACCAGGAAGCAAGAATGGCTGAAATAAACGCTGAACTGGAACAAGTGCAAGAAAGCATATCCCTCAAAGAAAAAGAAGTGGATGCTTTAAAAAATATCCTTTCTTCCAACCCCGAGGCCGAATACGAAGAAACGGCGAAGAAAATCGCCAGTCTTTCATTTGATCAGGAATCCCTCAAACAGGAAAAGAAGAATCTGCCATTGATGCAGTCCATCCAGAAAAAATGGCTGGATTTATTGGAAGGCGCGAATGACCATGATTTAGATGAAATCCGCAAATTGTATATCAAGCATGCCAATGTCATTGGGACGACTTGTGTGGCTTCTGCACGCAAAGATTTCGTCGACAACTATCCGGTATTTGATGTCGTGATCATCGATGAAGTGTCGAAAGCGACACCGCCGGAACTGTTGCTGCCAATGCTGAAAGGCAAAAAAATCATTCTGGTCGGTGACCACCATCAATTGCCGCCGCTTCTTGGAAATGACACTTTGGAAGAAACGCTTGAGGAAATGATCAAAGAAAACAGCGGCTTTGAAGAAAAGCGGGAGCTCGAGAAGCTGCTGGAAGAGTCGTTGTTTGAGCGTTTGTATAAAAACTTGCCGGAAGCCAATAAGACGATGCTCGCGATTCAGTACCGGATGCATGCGGATATCATGGAAACAATCTCGCCGTTTTATAAAGGGGAGCACAAGCAATTGCAATGCGGCCTTATGGATTCCGACCGGGAACGCGATCATTTACTCGAGTCAAATTCAGTGAAACGCAGCAATCATTTGATGTGGATTGATCTGCCGAATGAACCGGCATATTTTGAAGAACGGATGAGCGGCGGTAAAAGTTTATACAATCCAGCAGAACTTGGGGAAATCAGCGCGCTGTTAGTGGAAATGAATGATGCAGTGGCGGAAGCGAAGCGGGCGGGAAGAATGGCTGCAGATGAACTGAAAAGCGTCGGAGTCATCTCTTTCTACGGCGAACAAGTCAAACGGCTGCAGCGGATGATCGACCAAGAGCTGCGCTTGCCGCATTTGACGATCCGGACCGGAACCGTCGACCGGTTCCAAGGAAGCGAAATGGAAATCATTCTGCTCAGCATGGTGCGCAATAACCAAAACAACCACGGCGATATCGGATTCGCAAAAGATTACCGCCGCTTGAACGTCGCGTTGTCGCGAGCCAAGCAATTATTGGTATTAGTCGGCAGTTCGGAAATGTTTACGAAACGTGCGAAAAAAGATGAAACGAAGAAAATGTACCAGCATGTATTGGAAACCGTTAAACAGAAGGATGGCTTGAAGCTATTGCAGGGAAGTAAGGGGTGA
- a CDS encoding SDR family oxidoreductase: MKILILGGTRFLGRFLAETALQKGHEVTLFNRGKANPELFPETEKLIGDRDGDLKALEGRSWDAVIDTCGYVPWTVRESAELLNDAAGHYTFISTASVYAELEEPGIDENHAVGQLAPEKVEELKKMEASKAISERYGELKVLCEQEVERAFPARSLIIRPGLIVGPHDFTDRFNYWVTRIAKGGEVLAPGRRHKEVQFIDVRDLAEWIVKLVEAQTTGTFNATGPEKKLTMKKFLEVCKAVAESDAELCWVDENFLLGHGVEGWTDMPLWIPDREKMAGFLTVDIRKALKAGLTFRPVSETVRDTLAWEAARTVTKRQAGLDPEKEKAVLEDWKQRAL, translated from the coding sequence ATGAAAATCTTGATTCTTGGAGGCACTCGTTTTTTGGGCCGTTTTCTGGCTGAAACAGCGCTTCAGAAAGGGCATGAAGTGACGTTGTTTAATCGCGGGAAAGCGAATCCGGAGTTGTTTCCGGAGACAGAGAAGCTGATTGGAGACCGGGACGGGGATTTAAAGGCGCTGGAAGGGCGTTCGTGGGATGCAGTGATTGATACATGCGGTTATGTTCCGTGGACTGTCCGGGAATCAGCCGAGCTGCTCAATGATGCAGCCGGGCATTATACTTTCATCTCAACTGCCTCAGTTTATGCAGAATTGGAAGAACCGGGAATTGATGAAAATCATGCGGTCGGGCAGCTGGCACCGGAAAAAGTAGAAGAGCTGAAGAAAATGGAAGCCAGTAAAGCAATCAGCGAACGTTACGGGGAATTGAAGGTTTTATGCGAGCAGGAAGTGGAGCGGGCATTTCCTGCTCGCAGTTTGATCATCCGGCCGGGGCTTATTGTTGGGCCACATGATTTCACGGACCGCTTCAATTACTGGGTAACTCGCATTGCAAAAGGCGGGGAAGTGCTGGCGCCGGGACGAAGACACAAAGAAGTGCAATTCATCGATGTCCGGGACTTGGCCGAGTGGATCGTCAAACTGGTGGAAGCGCAGACTACCGGAACCTTTAATGCGACAGGGCCTGAAAAAAAGTTGACGATGAAGAAGTTTTTGGAAGTCTGCAAGGCGGTTGCCGAAAGCGATGCGGAATTGTGCTGGGTTGATGAAAACTTTTTATTGGGTCATGGAGTCGAAGGCTGGACGGACATGCCGCTATGGATACCGGACCGGGAAAAGATGGCCGGTTTCCTCACGGTCGACATTCGAAAAGCGCTGAAAGCCGGGCTGACGTTCCGGCCGGTCAGCGAAACGGTTCGCGACACGCTCGCCTGGGAAGCTGCGCGAACCGTAACAAAGCGCCAAGCAGGCTTGGATCCAGAGAAAGAAAAAGCGGTGCTGGAAGATTGGAAACAACGGGCTCTTTAA
- a CDS encoding LTA synthase family protein: MEKNKTANTKTYNKYVPLFLLAVVMLWMKTYVSQKTQFKLDVDGFLQEFLLFINPLGSALLLLSLSLFFKGTRKYISLLVIYILMSVFLYANVVYYRFFSDFITLPTMFQTQNFGDLGGSIATLIQPTDLLFFVDVVLLAYLVFSKRVKKESRNFKTKTVLPVITIALAVSFFNLGLAEADRPELLTRGFDRSYIVKYLGMYNYALYDSVETLKSSSQRVLADSDEVTEVLNYTKANHAAPNEAYFGAAEGMNVVYLHLESMQTFLMDYKLNGEEVTPFLNSMIKDQNTLYFDNFFHQTAQGKTADAEFLLENSLFGLSKGSAFITKSDNTYQSAPAILKDKGYTSAVFHGNNGTFWNRSEIYKSFGYDHFFDIESYTGLTEADMAEYGVMDKPFFEQSADMLATLPEPFYSKFITVSHHFPYKIDQELTTIGKGTTGDASVDNYFQTARYADEAIQQFFADLEQSGLADNTMIVMYGDHYGISDNHNKAMEQVLSKEITPVENTKLQRVPLFIHVPGMEGGINHTYGGQIDLLPTVMHLLGVETQNYIQFGTDLLSDEHEELVTFRNGDYASPEIYSIGDNFYDPKTGMPIEENQLEQAQKLQQYGNYELQLSDRVVNGDLLRFYTPDGFKPINPADYNYLNKPAVGPVEEPAVEPVEPIK; this comes from the coding sequence ATGGAGAAAAACAAAACTGCGAATACTAAAACTTATAACAAGTATGTACCTCTTTTTCTATTAGCTGTTGTTATGCTATGGATGAAGACCTATGTATCCCAAAAAACACAATTTAAATTAGATGTCGACGGATTCCTCCAGGAGTTCCTGCTGTTCATCAACCCACTCGGATCCGCGCTGTTGCTTTTAAGCTTGTCGCTCTTTTTTAAAGGAACGCGAAAATACATATCACTCCTAGTAATCTATATCCTCATGTCTGTCTTTTTGTATGCGAACGTGGTGTACTACCGATTTTTCAGTGATTTCATCACGTTGCCGACAATGTTCCAAACACAGAATTTCGGCGATTTGGGCGGCAGCATCGCTACACTGATACAGCCAACCGATTTACTTTTCTTTGTGGATGTTGTTTTACTGGCATATTTAGTATTTTCGAAAAGAGTCAAGAAAGAGTCCCGCAACTTCAAAACCAAAACTGTCCTTCCGGTCATCACCATCGCATTGGCCGTTTCGTTCTTTAATCTTGGCTTGGCAGAAGCAGACCGGCCGGAATTATTGACCCGCGGTTTTGACAGAAGTTATATTGTGAAGTATTTAGGCATGTATAATTACGCTCTTTACGACTCCGTTGAAACGCTTAAATCCTCTTCTCAACGAGTATTGGCTGACAGCGACGAAGTCACAGAAGTATTGAACTACACAAAAGCCAATCATGCAGCTCCAAACGAAGCGTATTTCGGTGCAGCTGAAGGGATGAATGTTGTTTACCTGCATCTGGAATCGATGCAAACATTTTTGATGGACTATAAATTGAACGGGGAAGAAGTGACTCCGTTTTTAAATTCAATGATTAAAGATCAAAACACACTGTATTTCGATAATTTCTTCCATCAAACCGCTCAAGGTAAAACAGCGGATGCGGAATTCCTGCTGGAAAACTCGCTATTCGGTTTGTCCAAAGGATCGGCTTTTATTACGAAAAGCGACAATACGTACCAGTCAGCTCCTGCCATTTTAAAGGATAAAGGATATACATCAGCTGTATTCCACGGCAATAATGGAACATTCTGGAATCGCTCTGAAATCTATAAATCCTTTGGCTATGACCATTTCTTTGATATTGAGTCTTATACCGGCTTGACTGAAGCAGATATGGCAGAATACGGCGTCATGGATAAGCCGTTCTTTGAACAGTCGGCAGATATGCTGGCCACATTGCCGGAGCCTTTTTATTCGAAATTCATCACGGTGTCACACCATTTCCCTTATAAAATCGACCAAGAGTTGACGACAATCGGAAAAGGCACGACGGGTGATGCAAGTGTCGATAATTACTTCCAGACGGCGCGCTACGCGGATGAAGCGATTCAGCAGTTTTTTGCGGATCTGGAACAATCCGGTTTAGCGGACAACACAATGATTGTGATGTACGGCGACCATTACGGAATTTCCGACAATCACAATAAAGCGATGGAACAAGTGCTTTCGAAAGAAATCACTCCAGTTGAAAATACCAAGCTGCAGCGGGTTCCGCTGTTCATTCACGTGCCAGGCATGGAAGGCGGCATCAACCATACGTATGGCGGCCAAATTGACCTTCTGCCGACTGTGATGCATTTGCTTGGAGTTGAAACACAGAATTATATCCAGTTCGGTACAGATCTATTGTCCGATGAACATGAAGAACTGGTGACTTTCAGAAATGGTGATTATGCCAGCCCGGAGATCTATTCAATCGGCGACAATTTCTATGATCCGAAAACAGGTATGCCGATCGAAGAAAATCAACTGGAACAAGCGCAAAAACTCCAGCAGTATGGGAATTATGAATTGCAGCTGTCAGACCGGGTAGTCAACGGCGACTTGCTGAGATTCTATACACCTGATGGATTCAAGCCCATTAATCCAGCCGACTATAATTATTTGAACAAACCGGCTGTAGGACCGGTTGAAGAACCGGCTGTCGAACCGGTCGAACCCATTAAATAA
- a CDS encoding GntP family permease, with protein sequence MDILGLLGIALGILTIILFIVKKFSIIVAAPIATIVVLLFSGVPILETVFGKENSYMTALAGFIAANFAIFLLGSILAKYMDKSGATVSIADKVLSVVGTKNPYNALVALFIISAILTYGGINVFVIIFALIPMAKPIFQQLNISWKLVIIPIFGGTSTFTMTMLPGAPSLHNIVPSTGLGTSLTAAPLIGIVTSIVAIVFILLFMKWSLNKSLKKNETFEVKDGVLKDEAVVDRELPSFLVSLLPIVTLLAIILIFSSVNNIIIVALIVAILLSAVLFRKQITQQREALNEGAADSLASTITTGSTIAFGSITTSVPAFKGVFRMIQSIPGPPILSLMIGTGLISGITASAVGAIGIAVQNFAPIYLEMGMNPETIHRTIAISAGALAIVPYSGFLIIFNSLTGLPMKDTFKNAFISINVTHWIALVVIIIMTLVGLA encoded by the coding sequence ATGGATATATTGGGTTTACTGGGAATTGCGTTAGGAATCCTGACAATCATTCTCTTTATTGTGAAAAAGTTCAGTATCATCGTGGCAGCTCCCATCGCTACGATTGTCGTCCTGCTGTTCAGTGGAGTCCCGATACTGGAGACGGTATTTGGCAAAGAAAACTCCTATATGACGGCACTTGCCGGATTTATTGCGGCCAACTTTGCCATCTTCTTATTGGGTTCGATCTTGGCGAAATATATGGACAAGAGTGGGGCGACGGTTTCGATCGCCGATAAAGTCTTGTCGGTGGTCGGAACGAAGAACCCGTACAATGCTTTAGTGGCATTGTTCATCATTTCCGCCATCCTCACATACGGTGGCATTAACGTCTTCGTCATCATCTTTGCTTTGATTCCGATGGCGAAGCCGATTTTCCAACAGTTGAACATTTCCTGGAAATTGGTGATCATTCCGATTTTCGGGGGGACATCGACATTCACCATGACGATGCTGCCGGGGGCACCGTCCCTGCATAATATTGTGCCATCAACGGGCTTGGGTACTTCTCTGACAGCAGCACCGTTGATTGGGATTGTGACCTCGATTGTTGCGATTGTTTTCATCCTGCTATTCATGAAATGGTCGCTCAATAAGAGTTTGAAGAAGAACGAAACCTTCGAAGTGAAAGACGGCGTATTGAAAGATGAAGCGGTCGTCGACCGTGAACTGCCTTCATTCCTTGTCAGCTTGCTGCCGATTGTCACTTTGCTGGCCATCATCCTGATTTTCAGTTCAGTGAACAATATCATCATTGTGGCTTTGATTGTAGCGATTTTACTGAGTGCGGTTTTATTCCGTAAACAAATCACTCAACAAAGAGAAGCATTAAACGAAGGGGCTGCCGACTCATTGGCATCCACCATTACGACAGGCAGTACCATTGCATTTGGTAGCATTACCACCAGTGTTCCAGCGTTCAAAGGCGTCTTCCGAATGATCCAATCGATTCCGGGACCTCCGATCCTGTCACTGATGATCGGTACAGGTCTGATCAGCGGGATCACCGCTTCCGCAGTTGGAGCCATCGGAATCGCAGTCCAGAACTTTGCCCCGATTTATCTGGAAATGGGCATGAATCCTGAAACGATCCACCGTACGATTGCCATCTCGGCGGGGGCATTGGCTATCGTCCCTTACTCTGGCTTCTTAATCATCTTCAACAGCTTGACGGGATTGCCGATGAAAGACACCTTCAAAAATGCCTTTATCAGTATTAACGTAACCCACTGGATCGCGCTGGTTGTCATCATCATCATGACGTTGGTAGGTTTAGCTTAA